A portion of the Gorilla gorilla gorilla isolate KB3781 chromosome X, NHGRI_mGorGor1-v2.1_pri, whole genome shotgun sequence genome contains these proteins:
- the LOC101132823 gene encoding small ribosomal subunit protein bS18m-like, whose product MVAVCGGLGRKKLTHLVTAAVSLTHPGTPMVLSRRGYSQYKQVSSIEDLPSTLQVFVGRNRKKSQKQLRELK is encoded by the exons ATGGTTGCTGTTTGCGGTGGTCTAGGGAGGAAGAAGTTGACACACCTGGTAACGGCTGCTGTCAGCCTTACACATCCTGGGACTCCCATGGTGCTTTCCAGAAGGGGTTATTCACAATATAAACAGGTATCCAGCATTGAGGACCTGCCCA GCACGTTACAGGTCTTTGtgggaagaaacagaaagaaatcacaaaagcAATTAAGAGAGCTCAAATAA